The following are from one region of the Verrucomicrobiaceae bacterium genome:
- a CDS encoding protein kinase, producing MSPDEQPTIFIPPPNGSRPASMGWQAPSVEEMQTMLPQYEIMEILGRGGMGAVYKGRQKSLKRLVAIKILPLDAADDEMKFVERFQNEAQTMAAMNHPAIVSVYDFGETPDGLLYFIMEFVDGTDVHKMIQASGKLSGEYALAITAHVCDALDYAHKRGVIHRDIKPANILIDQEGHIKVADFGLAKMHDPSQTSGLTKTNMAMGTPDYVAPEVLTTGMVADHRADLYAVGVMLYQMLTGEVPRGMFKLPSQKGIGSDPRFDEIICKAMEQDREERYQSAMEVRHALDVILTTPQPKDDGTGIVSASHIPQKPVAKQPRPPGERSQPPAQKPAPQKAPAQKAAAAPKAKAPPKKQSAATLWLSIGGIVTVLGLASFFALGGKSKPASRVQPLSASAVDAAFLAQVAAAPALRQVELVTQKIEALNGAKLNVEPTIKGEKVTGLRLGRAVGTEAMAPDVSPLAALKDLDSLRLEYLKVGDISCLRGLKLVNLTIWDGEFNDLSVLQSHPLQTLCLRGISVSDFSVLKGKALQDLDLELCDRLSDLSFIKGMPLKILRVPRTKVRDLSPIAGLPLTELVCDPEAKLDAALIASVPTLKNINLKPVSEWLSGSGNAPLSASQGKANDLLPLVDFNRAVAAAPPEEQVSLVTAKLNEINGAQADLVPTIAGGKVKFLRVARKGDALLPDISPLAALKDLTDLRLMYVGPADISCLGGLQLERLEVYGGTFEDISVLKSMPLRFLGLSSLSPNSQEAVDFTILRGMKLEMLQLGSKHLVDISFIKGMPLKDLSLTGSGVRDFSPIAGMPLSNLEFDPEAKPDMALLRSIPTLKTINKRPVSE from the coding sequence ATGTCTCCCGACGAACAGCCTACGATTTTCATTCCGCCGCCGAATGGCTCGCGGCCTGCGTCCATGGGGTGGCAGGCTCCTTCTGTCGAAGAGATGCAGACGATGCTGCCGCAATACGAGATCATGGAGATCCTAGGGCGCGGTGGGATGGGGGCGGTTTACAAGGGACGGCAGAAATCGCTCAAGCGGCTGGTAGCGATCAAGATTCTCCCACTCGATGCGGCGGATGATGAGATGAAGTTTGTGGAGCGGTTTCAAAACGAAGCGCAGACCATGGCCGCGATGAATCACCCGGCCATCGTCAGCGTGTATGACTTTGGCGAGACGCCGGACGGGCTGCTCTACTTCATCATGGAGTTCGTCGATGGCACGGACGTACATAAGATGATCCAGGCCAGCGGGAAGCTCTCGGGCGAGTATGCGCTGGCAATCACGGCGCATGTGTGTGATGCGCTCGATTACGCGCACAAGCGCGGGGTGATCCATCGCGACATCAAGCCGGCGAATATCCTCATTGATCAGGAAGGCCACATCAAAGTGGCGGACTTCGGCCTGGCGAAGATGCATGATCCCTCGCAGACCAGCGGCCTGACGAAGACGAACATGGCGATGGGCACGCCTGACTATGTCGCGCCGGAGGTGCTGACGACGGGCATGGTGGCGGATCATCGCGCGGACCTTTATGCGGTGGGCGTGATGCTTTACCAGATGCTCACCGGCGAGGTGCCGCGCGGGATGTTCAAACTGCCGTCGCAGAAAGGCATCGGCAGTGATCCCCGCTTTGATGAGATCATCTGCAAGGCGATGGAGCAGGACCGTGAGGAGCGTTACCAGAGTGCGATGGAGGTGCGCCACGCGCTCGATGTCATTCTCACCACGCCGCAGCCGAAGGATGACGGGACGGGCATCGTTTCCGCGAGTCACATCCCGCAAAAGCCTGTGGCAAAGCAGCCGCGCCCGCCCGGCGAGCGCAGCCAGCCTCCGGCCCAAAAGCCCGCACCGCAAAAAGCGCCCGCTCAGAAAGCCGCCGCTGCGCCGAAGGCCAAAGCACCGCCGAAAAAGCAATCTGCCGCCACCCTGTGGCTCTCCATCGGAGGCATCGTCACGGTCCTTGGCCTGGCATCGTTCTTTGCGCTGGGTGGCAAGTCCAAGCCAGCCTCCAGAGTCCAGCCTCTATCCGCCAGCGCCGTGGACGCAGCGTTCCTGGCACAAGTCGCGGCAGCACCCGCCTTGCGGCAGGTGGAACTGGTCACTCAGAAGATCGAAGCTCTGAACGGAGCGAAGCTGAACGTAGAACCCACCATCAAGGGGGAGAAGGTGACCGGCCTCCGGCTTGGCAGAGCAGTCGGCACAGAGGCTATGGCACCTGACGTCTCACCGCTTGCCGCGCTCAAGGATCTCGATTCGCTCCGGCTTGAATACTTGAAGGTGGGGGACATCTCCTGCCTGCGGGGATTGAAGTTGGTGAATCTGACGATTTGGGACGGCGAATTCAATGACCTGTCTGTCCTGCAATCACATCCCTTGCAGACACTCTGCTTGAGGGGGATTTCGGTTTCCGATTTTTCGGTGCTCAAAGGCAAGGCGCTTCAAGACTTGGATCTCGAACTGTGCGACCGTCTGAGCGACCTCTCTTTCATCAAGGGCATGCCGCTCAAAATCCTGAGGGTGCCCAGGACAAAGGTGCGCGACCTTTCGCCCATCGCCGGGCTGCCCTTGACTGAGTTGGTTTGCGATCCCGAAGCGAAGCTGGATGCGGCTCTCATCGCTTCGGTCCCGACGCTGAAGAACATCAACTTAAAGCCTGTGAGCGAGTGGCTGAGCGGCTCGGGCAACGCTCCGCTGTCAGCTTCCCAAGGCAAAGCCAACGACCTTCTCCCTCTCGTGGATTTCAACCGCGCCGTCGCAGCCGCTCCCCCGGAGGAGCAGGTGTCCCTCGTCACCGCGAAGCTCAATGAGATCAATGGCGCACAGGCGGACCTGGTGCCGACGATCGCTGGTGGCAAAGTGAAATTTCTAAGAGTGGCGCGGAAAGGAGATGCACTTCTGCCCGACATCTCGCCTTTGGCCGCCTTGAAGGATCTGACGGACCTCCGGCTTATGTATGTGGGTCCGGCGGACATCTCCTGCCTCGGCGGGCTTCAGCTGGAGAGGCTGGAGGTCTACGGCGGCACCTTTGAGGACATCTCCGTGCTCAAGTCCATGCCACTCAGGTTTCTGGGCTTAAGCAGTCTGAGCCCGAATAGTCAGGAAGCCGTGGACTTCACGATCCTGCGCGGGATGAAGCTCGAGATGCTGCAGCTGGGCAGCAAACATTTGGTGGATATTTCCTTCATCAAAGGCATGCCGCTCAAAGATCTGAGCCTGACGGGGTCGGGCGTGAGGGATTTCTCGCCCATCGCCGGGATGCCTCTGAGCAATTTGGAGTTCGACCCGGAAGCGAAGCCCGACATGGCTTTGCTCCGTAGCATCCCAACGCTGAAGACCATCAACAAAAGGCCGGTGAGCGAATGA